Genomic segment of Candidatus Binatia bacterium:
CTGGCTCTGTACGGTCTCATAGCGATGAGCCTGCGGGTCGAAGTAGCTGAAACGGACGGGAGGAATGATGCGTGCGCCGGCGTCATTCGGGATCAGCACCTGCTCGAACGACTTGGCGATGGCGGTGCTGCCGGCGCCGCCATCCGCGGGCTTGCTGCCGTGCGTTTCGTACGTGCGGAAGCCGTCAGTGTTCGCCAGCTCGGGTGCGCCGGCGTCGGCAAGATTGCCGCTGCCGTTCAGCGTCATCCTCAGTGTAACCGGATCGCCCGCGGTCAGCTCCGTGGGGGCGGCCGACACCTGCAGCGTGAAGCTCCCAACGGCACCCGAAAACCCCGCCGGCTTTCCCTCCTCCGGCAACGGCAGCACGTTCAGCGTGACCGGGTCGGAATGCAGTTCGAGCGGCCGGCGCTGGGTCGAGAACGGATCGTCCTGAAAGAAGTGCTGGAAGAAGGGGTCGTTGGATAAGCCATCGCGACGGCGGCTGAGCAGGCTCAATTGCAAGCTTGCCGGGCCGATGGTCAGGGAGCCGGTGCGCAGTGGGACGACCGTCGTCTGGAAGTGCACCACTTGGTACGTCTCGCCGTCGATCACCTGCTGGCGCTGGCTGGGCTCGGGGAACTTGTCCAGGGACAGGCCGTCAGCCGCAAGGCTGGGATACTGCACATCTGCCACCCGGAGCGGGCCGACGTACAACGTGAGGTCGAGCGGCAGACGCTGGTGGAGGTACGCCTGCTGTTGGGGGAGAGACAATTCGAGCCGTAACGTCCGCGAGTTCACCGCTCCGGGTTGCGTCCCGCCGGGGTGGGTTTGTGCCTGCGGCTGGCCGGTCGCGGCAACCTCTACACTGAAACTGGCGGTTTGATAGCTCTTCCCCTGGTAGTCCACCTTGAATGGGCCCAGCGTGAAGCGTCCCGGGCGGAGCGGCATCAGCGAGTAGCGATGCTGCACAGATGAATTCACGGCGCCGTTGACGATGGAAATCTGTGTCGAGGGTCCGACGTACTGAACATCAAAGCCGTCGATGATCACGGCGGGGGCGGAAACGTTCTGCGCCCCGCTGATGTCGATGGAGAGCGTCAGCGGCTCGCCCACTTGGGCACGTTGCGGGCTGACGTTGGCGCGGATGGAGAGGTCGGCGTGCGCGGGGCGGCTGAGGAAGACGAGTACGAAGGCGAGGGCGCACACAAGGAATCCAAGGTGCCGAAGAGGCCTTTCCTCGAACCCTTGAACCCCGGAACTTCCGAACCCTGCCCCGGTCATCACCAATCCTGTGCCGGCTCGGCGACGGTGGCGCCTTGAACCTGGCGCGCGAACTCGTCGGGTTGTAGCTCGTCGTTCTTGGCGGTGTCGATCAGCGCGGCGGCCTCCTGCGGCGACATCTGATCCTGCTTCTGGCCGCCGGCTGCTTCTGGCGAGGCGGCCTGTTGCTGCTCTGCCTTCTTCTGCTCGTCGGATTTGTTCTGTGCGGCTTGCTCCTGCTGCTGCTCCTGCTCCTTTTTCCGTTCGTCCGACTTTTGTTGCTCTTTGTCCTGCTGGTTCTGGTCTTTCTGATCCGGTTGCTCTGGTTGCTGTTGATCCTTTTGTTGATCGGCCTGGTCCTTCTGGTCTTGTTGCTGCTGCTGTTTCTGCTCCTCGAGCTTCTTCTTCAGGTCTTCGATCTTCTTGCTGACGAACTCGTAGTTGAACTTGGTATCCTGGTCGCTGGGATCGGCGCCGAGGGCGCGTCGGTACGCAGCCAGCGCGCCAGCGTACGCGGTGAGTGCGTCCTGGGGTTTCTCGGCTTCGGCGGCGGCGCCCAGCCGGTATTGGGCGTTGGCGGCATTGTACGCAGTTCCGGCCGTGCGTTTGGAATCGTCATCGCCACCGCGAACACGCGAGTAGGACGCCATGGCCTCGGCGTACTTGCCGGCCTTGTAGTTGGCGTCCCCCATGTTGAAATTCAAGAGCGGTGAGTCGGGATCATCGACCAGCGCCTCTCCGTATTTGCTGATGGCCTCGTCGAACTTGCCTTGTTTGAACAAGTGATTTCCGTCGGCAATGCGGTCGCGGGTCGGGTTGAGCCAGGCAAGGCAGCAGGTGGTGGCCACCAGCAGCCTCAGCGTCTGGAACCGAAAGGAACGCTGCGCAGCGGTCGCGAAGTGGCCGCGCTCCATGCCCTTCATGCCACGCTCCTGCGCCAAGCCAACCAGCGTCGGCGTGTGGCGGCACCGATGCGCCGCCGCCGTTCACCGACCAGCGGCTCGAGGGCGAGCAGGAGCACCGCCAGCAGCAGCGGGATCTGGAAGCGCTCCTCGAAGCGCCGCTCCATGGTGCTCTTCAGCTCGCGCTTTTCCATTCTGCCGATGTAGTCATTGTAGACGACGTCGAGGCCGAGACTCGGACCCTCGGCGTGTACGTAGGCGCCGCTCGTGGTCGTGGCCACCTTCTTCAAGGATTCATCGTCGAGGTGCGACTTCACTACCTGGCCGCGGCGGTCCTTCAGAAAGCTCTGCTGGCCATCGACGGTGATGCGGATGAGATCACCGTCCGGTGTGCCGATGCCGACTGTGTAGATCTTGATGCCCTTGTCCGCCGCCTGCTTGGCGGCCTCGTCGATCTGCCCTTCGTGATCTTCGCCATCGGTGATGAGGATGAACGCTTCATGCTTGCCCTGATGCCCTTCGAAGGCTTCGATCCCTGTGGTGATCGCTTCGGCCAGTGCCGTTCCACCCTTCGGAATGATGCCAATGTCGACGGCGCGCAGGCTCTCCGCGAAAGCTTCGTAGTCGAGCGTGAGCGGGCACTGGACAAACGCGCTGCCTGCGAACGCGACCAGGCCGATGCGGTCGCCATGCAGTTGTTTGACGAGATCCTGCACCGCCAGCTTGGCGCGCGCCAGGCGGTTCGGTTTCACGTCCTCGGCCAGCATGCTGCGCGAGGTGTCGAGCGCCACGATGATGTCGATCCCTTCGCGGTGGACCTCCTCCCAGTGAAAGCCCCACTTGGGACCGGCCAGTGCCACCACCAACAGGGCCAGCGCCGCCAGAAGCATGGCGGCGCGCCACCGCTGGCGGCGCTCGTCGAGATCGGGGGCCAGGGCCAGCAGCAAGCGCGCTTCGGCGAAGCGCTCCAGCGCGGTGCGCCGCCGGCGCAGTGCCCAGACAAAAAAGACCAGGGTCGCGGGAAGCAGCGCGAGAAGCCAGAGCAGATTGGGCGCGCGCCAGTCCATCACGGAAGCTTCCGCAAGCGGGTGTGGCCCAGGCCGACCTCAGCACCCAGGAGTACCAGCGCCGGAATGACCAGCCAGGGATACAGTTCGTAGTAGTCCAGATAGCGCGGCGCGCTGAACGTGGTCTTCTCCAGGCGGTTGATCTCGCCGTAGATCTGCTGGAGGCTCGCCGTATCGGTGGCGCGGAAGTAGGCGCCGTTGGTCTTCTGCGCGATCCGCTTCAAGGTGTCCTCGTCGATGTCGACCTTGATGGGTTGGTACACCTTGTTGCCGAAGAGATCGCGCGTCGGGTAGGGCGCGAGGCCGCGGGTGCCGGCGCCGATGGTGTACACCTTGATGCCCAGCGCCTTGACCGCGTCCGCCGCGGTTGCTGGGGAAATCTTGCCCGCATTGTTCTGGCCGTCGGTGAGCAAAATGATGACTTTACTCTTGGCGTCGGAATGTTCCAGCCGTCCAGCGGCGGTGGCGAGCGCGGAGCCGATAGCCGTGCCGTCCTCGATCATGCCGATCTTGGCACGCGCGAGATTCTGCAAAAGCCAGCCGTGGTCCAACGTCAGAGGACATTGCGTGTAAGGGCGGGCGCTGAACAGGGCCAGGCCGATGCGATCACCGGCGCGTCCGGCGACGAAGTCTTTCACCACCGACTTGACGACGTCGAGCCGACTGGCACGGTGTCCGTCCAGGGTGAAGTCTTCCGAGAGCATGCTGCCCGAGATGTCGACGGCCAGCATGATGTCGATGCCTTGCCCATGGTAGGCGCTTTCC
This window contains:
- a CDS encoding VWA domain-containing protein; this encodes MRLHDPWALALIVLVPLLFWLQRRRQRDAAIRFPTLSVVRAIPHTGVRRWRWLLHALRGLALVLLVVALARPQKGKAESAYHGQGIDIMLAVDISGSMLSEDFTLDGHRASRLDVVKSVVKDFVAGRAGDRIGLALFSARPYTQCPLTLDHGWLLQNLARAKIGMIEDGTAIGSALATAAGRLEHSDAKSKVIILLTDGQNNAGKISPATAADAVKALGIKVYTIGAGTRGLAPYPTRDLFGNKVYQPIKVDIDEDTLKRIAQKTNGAYFRATDTASLQQIYGEINRLEKTTFSAPRYLDYYELYPWLVIPALVLLGAEVGLGHTRLRKLP
- a CDS encoding VWA domain-containing protein, which encodes MDWRAPNLLWLLALLPATLVFFVWALRRRRTALERFAEARLLLALAPDLDERRQRWRAAMLLAALALLVVALAGPKWGFHWEEVHREGIDIIVALDTSRSMLAEDVKPNRLARAKLAVQDLVKQLHGDRIGLVAFAGSAFVQCPLTLDYEAFAESLRAVDIGIIPKGGTALAEAITTGIEAFEGHQGKHEAFILITDGEDHEGQIDEAAKQAADKGIKIYTVGIGTPDGDLIRITVDGQQSFLKDRRGQVVKSHLDDESLKKVATTTSGAYVHAEGPSLGLDVVYNDYIGRMEKRELKSTMERRFEERFQIPLLLAVLLLALEPLVGERRRRIGAATRRRWLAWRRSVA
- a CDS encoding tetratricopeptide repeat protein, with protein sequence MKGMERGHFATAAQRSFRFQTLRLLVATTCCLAWLNPTRDRIADGNHLFKQGKFDEAISKYGEALVDDPDSPLLNFNMGDANYKAGKYAEAMASYSRVRGGDDDSKRTAGTAYNAANAQYRLGAAAEAEKPQDALTAYAGALAAYRRALGADPSDQDTKFNYEFVSKKIEDLKKKLEEQKQQQQQDQKDQADQQKDQQQPEQPDQKDQNQQDKEQQKSDERKKEQEQQQEQAAQNKSDEQKKAEQQQAASPEAAGGQKQDQMSPQEAAALIDTAKNDELQPDEFARQVQGATVAEPAQDW
- a CDS encoding BatD family protein; amino-acid sequence: MCALAFVLVFLSRPAHADLSIRANVSPQRAQVGEPLTLSIDISGAQNVSAPAVIIDGFDVQYVGPSTQISIVNGAVNSSVQHRYSLMPLRPGRFTLGPFKVDYQGKSYQTASFSVEVAATGQPQAQTHPGGTQPGAVNSRTLRLELSLPQQQAYLHQRLPLDLTLYVGPLRVADVQYPSLAADGLSLDKFPEPSQRQQVIDGETYQVVHFQTTVVPLRTGSLTIGPASLQLSLLSRRRDGLSNDPFFQHFFQDDPFSTQRRPLELHSDPVTLNVLPLPEEGKPAGFSGAVGSFTLQVSAAPTELTAGDPVTLRMTLNGSGNLADAGAPELANTDGFRTYETHGSKPADGGAGSTAIAKSFEQVLIPNDAGARIIPPVRFSYFDPQAHRYETVQSQPIALVVHPPRNAPRSEVFAGGVAPRVGQEEKLGRDIVYIKDDPGGLSPRSAPWYGNLAFLLWQPMPLLLFGAAVWYDRRRQRLSGDVRYARFSRAGKQARHGFALAEKALASGQPAAFYDAVSRTMQEYLAAKLDLPPGAIDADAVARRDVAEDCAQRISELFIICEQVRFAPSSSNGDMRGALSLAQDIVRRLERQRGLAPTAAARTGNGRQ